In Apium graveolens cultivar Ventura chromosome 10, ASM990537v1, whole genome shotgun sequence, the following are encoded in one genomic region:
- the LOC141693051 gene encoding uncharacterized protein LOC141693051 has product MGRKRELSELNKVLGWMRRQPTRVKIIIVVTVVIVLLAALNMFVEDHNHFFVASEGIHVAGILVLIHKLNTKRNCSGLSLKTQELTAIFTAVRLGCSFFMEGDIHTVLDVLTLGFTVWVIYMMRFKLKSTYMAELDSFPLSYALVPCGVLSILVHPYTSHYLFSRILWAFWVYLESISVLPQLLMMQKIQVLEPFTTHYVFALGIAQFMGSAHWMISVYDTAGKYLYLLGSGYVWLPMVLLTEIVQTFILADFCYYYVKSVWNGHLLVSLPRPRV; this is encoded by the exons ATGGGGAGAAAAAGGGAATTATCGGAGTTGAATAAAGTGTTGGGATGGATGAGAAGGCAACCAACGAGGGTGAAAATAATAATTGTAGTAACGGTTGTGATTGTGCTGTTAGCTGCTCTTAATATGTTCGTGGAGGATCATAATCACTTTTTTGTTGCCTCTGAAGGTATTCACGTTGCTGGCATTCTTGTTTTGATTCACAAGCTCAACACGAAAAGAAACTGCTCAG GTCTGTCGTTGAAGACTCAGGAGCTAACGGCCATATTCACAGCTGTGAGATTGGGTTGTAGTTTTTTCATGGAAGGCGACATTCACACCGTACTTGATGTATTAACACTTGGGTTTACTGTATGGGTTATTTACATGATGAGGTTCAAGCTAAAATCTACGTATATGGCTGAGTTGGACAGCTTCCCTCTTTCTTATGCG TTGGTGCCTTGTGGTGTGCTCAGCATACTTGTGCACCCGTATACAAGTCATTATCTGTTCAGCCGAATTCTTTGGGCTTTCTGGGTGTACCTGGAATCCATTTCTGTGTTGCCTCAGCTTCTTATGATGCAGAAAATTCAG GTGCTTGAACCATTTACGACCCACTACGTGTTTGCGCTTGGCATTGCTCAATTTATGGGATCTGCCCACTGGATGATCTCG GTTTATGATACTGCTGGAAAGTATTTGTACTTGCTCGGAAGCGGATACGTTTGGCTTCCAATGGTCCTGCTAACTGAAATTGTTCAAACTTTCATCTTGGCGGACTTTTGTTATTACTACGTAAAAAG TGTTTGGAATGGGCATCTTCTAGTCAGCCTGCCTCGTCCTCGTGTTTGA